AGTAAAAGATGAATACCAATGTAAATGACAATGCCAACCTTTATTCGTTGCAACTGGCGGTAAAAATTGGGTAGCCGATGACGTAGATCGAGAATAGAGTCGATGAAGTCGAAATAAATATAATAGGCCCCCATGGGTGCGACTGCCCGAACAAAATGATTGGTCTCCAGGGAAAACCAATCGCGGAATGTATATACGCGCAGGCCAAAATAAAACAGCCAGGCCAGCATGTATAATGTATACAGGCCATAGTTTCGATCCCGATACGTAGTCCACTGGACTATGTTCATCAACATGATCGAGAGTACCATGCCTGTAAAAACCGCGCCCCAAATCTGGAAGGTCATAAGGTAACATGTCATTCAAGGTCATCTGGCTTCGCTGTCATTGAAGGTCATAAGTAGTCATACATTGCTTAATGACTCAATGATAGCGAAGCCAGATGAGCAGAGGGCGCCAATTATTTCTCGATCAATACGTTGGTCTGGGCATTTGCCTCAAAGGTATTGGCTGTATTGAGGTCGGTATTGGCCGAAGCCCCATAGCTGACGAACACACCATACCCACCACTACCACTGATTTTTGTATTTTTAACCGACATCAAGGCTTTCGTGCCGTAGATCGCAATGCTGGCTTTTTTAGCCGATACGATCACACTGCTGCCAGCGTTGCTAACTTCAGCATATTGCAGTTCATTCTTGCTGTCCTGCGAGTAGCAGATAATACCTTTCCAGTAGGGGGCTGAGCGGTCGGCCCCTGCGAAGACAATCTTGTTCGTCGTTGTCCCTTTGGCCGATAGATATCCGGCTGTGTTGATTCGGATAACAGCATCGCGGTTCATTTCAATGATAACACCAGGCGCTAGTTTCCAGCCTGCGTCGACCGAAAAGTCACCACTGATCCGGTAGGGCGTTTTGTCATTGAAACCGTTCCAGGCCACCTCATTAGTGCCTTTGATACCCGAGGGCGTAATGTCGACAATGTTACGGCCATTGCCGCCCGTGAAGGTTGAAGTGGCATCAAGCTTGGCTACGTTTTCGGCATTCAGCAGGATACCCGCTTCCGTATTGCTGGTAAAGCTGTTCTGGGCGAACTCCCGGAGAATGCCACCATCCAGCACATACAGGCCGTAGCCATCGTTTTGCGAGAACAGACAGTTTTTCAGCGCAATCTGAGCATGACTTCCTCCCGACATGAACAGGGCGGCTTTGGTGGTGCTATATACTGTGCGGCTGCCTGCGTGCATTACCTCTACATATTCCATCGTGTTGGCGTTGCTGCCTGAGTAGAGCGACACGCCTATCCAATAGCCTTTGGTTTTCTGTACACCCACAAATTTTATTTTATTCTCTGCCGTTCCTTTGGCGATCAGTAAACCACCGCCATCGTTGACATTCATCCGTACATCACGTTCGAAGGCAATGACTACTCCCGGATTGATCGTCAATTCGTTGTTGACATCGATACTTTTCGTTACGATATAATCGGGCAGGTCAGGATTCAGAACGCGGTCGATCAGGGTGGTTTTAACGGTGATGTTCGCCGTAATCGCCAGAGGTTCAGCTACGGAGGCTGTTACGAGTACTTTGTCGGTACTTTTACCATTGGTGCTGGTCACGGCCAGTTCCAGTTCATACTCGCCAATTTCGTCGGGTTTGAAGGTGGGTTTGAACGAAGCCGCGTCGCTCAGGGTAACGGTGCTTTTAGCGGGTTTACGCACCAGCGTCCATTGGTACGATAAAGGCTTACCCTGACTGTCGTTGGAAGCTGACCCGTCGAGATTGACGGTCTGGCCAACCTGTACCGATTGATCGGGACCGGCATTGGCTGTAAGCGAACCCGATGGGTTGACTTCGGTTTCTTTCTTGCAACTGGTCAGGAAGAAGAGGCTGGCCATCAGAAACGAGATGAGCAGTTTCAGGGCCACTACTGCCGGGGCAAAGGTAATGTGGGCCGGGAGGGCCAGTGTTGGGTACGTTGGTGTTGGTTTCATGAAGAGGCCGCTCGTGCGGAGATTTGTTGTTTAACGGCAACAAAGGTATTGGCACACATTGCGACCTGGAATAAGGAACCGGCTGAAACGGAAAAAGCCGTGGTTGAACTGGCGTTGTTGGAGGTAAACTGTAAAAAACAGCCTATGAATCGACATTGATAAGCGGCAATCTGACCACAAACTGCCCATTCGTTTCCTGAACGGTTGGCATCGACTGGCCGAGCATCTGATACTTCGCCAGGATGTTGCTCAGACCAACGCCATTGGATAACACCCGCGCCTGTTTTTTCTGTAAGGTATTTCGAACGATCAAAAAGCCCCGTTCATCCGTTTCAATACTGATCGTTAGCGGTTGATCGGCCAAAACGATATTGTGCTTTACGGCATTTTCGAGTAAAAGCTGAAGTGTTAGCGGGGGGAGTTGGTAGGTATCGAATCGTTTATCAACGGAAACGGTCAGAATAAGTCCGGAGCCATGTCGGGTTTTCAGCAGGTGATAATACGAATCCACAAAGGTCATTTCCGTTGTCAGATCGGTCAGATTCTGTTCACCGGCCCGGAGAATATACCGATACACGGAGCTAAGTTCTTCGGCAAACTGCTCAGCTTGCGCCGGATTCTCACCAATCAGCGAAACCAGCGAATTGAGGCTGTTGAACAGGAAGTGCGGATTGACCTGCTGCTTTAGCATATCGAGTTGTCGCTGTACATGCAACTCCTTTAACTCATATTCCCGTTTTACACTCTCTTTCCATTTCTGGTAGGAGTAGATGGATTCAAAAACGCCGATGGAAAGCAGGTTGCAGATAAACCCAATCAGCAATGTCCACCGAAAAATAACGGGATCATAACGATAGCCAGGAACCTCAAACCAATCATACAGCAGAAAAATCAGGCAAACCAATAGCGCCGTGACAATGATGTAGAAAATTAGACAGTAGAGGATGCGCCGAAGCGCCTGATCGAGTTCGGTATAGCAGTAACGCATATACTTCATCCAGGTGTCCATGAGCCAGGCAAAGGCTATATACAGAATCGTTACCCCAGTAGTTACCGGAATGAATAGGGCCAGATCATCGAAATAGCGAGTGCCCAGAATCAGATAGTTCGCAATGAATACCGCCGGATAGCTCAACAGCATGACCAGAATGTCGTAGCGGTCGAGAGTATACCATTGTTTCATGCGTGCCTAGAAAGAAAGTCTACATTAAAGCGAGGTTAAAAATAGTAATTTACGAACTACGACGAATGAGGTACGATCTGACTTTCGCAGGTAATTCCGGCGATAGCCATCCATCGACATCATTCGTCGTAGTTCGTAAAAAGGGGAGTTACTTCTCTGCCAATTGGAGTTCGGCTGTTTTTTGCGCGATGTCGTGATTGATTTTCGGCACCGTTTTCAGGTATTCATAGATAGCGCCCACTTCCCGATCAGATAAAACCATTTTGGGCTCCATCGGATATTTGAGAATACTACCGTCGGGCCGTACGCCAAACTTCACGGCCCGAATAAACTGCTCTTTCGTATACCGGCGACCAATGCCCGTTTTTTCGTCAAAGGTCAGATTGGCGGTTATTACTTTTTTGCCGCCTTCGCCCACCATTTCGATACCACCGCCATAATACCCTTTGGTTTTTTCGGGATGGACTTTGTCCTGGTCAATCAGGTCGCCTGAGTGGCAGGCATAGCAATCGCCAATGGCGTCGGCTGTGTAGCGGCCAAGGGCCACCAGATTGGCGCTATCGGGGAAAGCTACTACCTGACCCTTGTAGGGAAGCGGCTTCATAATGGTATTTGCCAGTACTTTTGAGAACAACGAAAATTCGGAAGCCGGGGCTTCCTGGTTCGATGGTTGTACCGGGAAACGGTCGGAGCGAAGCCAGGCAATCACCGATTTCAGGTCTTCGTCGGCCATGTTCGGATACTGAGGCATAACCGGTGCATACGAGCCATCCCGTCGTATGCCTGTACGCAGGAAATACATCAGTTCACCGTCGGTCCATTTACCAATGCCTTTTTCTTTATCCTGCGTAATATTTTTGGAGTAGAGCTTGCCGAAAATGGCTGGTACTTCGGCCAGGTATTTGCCGGTCAGGCGGTTGTTTTTGTCGGCATGGCACGACATGCACTGAATCTGGGCAATGACTTCACCACGAGCTACACGGGCTGGTGTGCTTTCAACCGTAATGGCAGGAATAGTAGGCGGGTCGTAGGTAGGGACGCCCACAATGGAGACATAAGCGCCGAAGCCAAGTAACGCCACAAGGACGCAGCCTAGGATAAGGCCGACAATTTTAAGAGCTTTTTTCATTGTATTTGTCTGTTTAAAGAGGAACATGGCCGTTAAGACCGAGGCAAAATTGCGGGCTAAACATCTATGTACCAGTTCGGTTTCGGATGAAGCGGTATTCTATTGGGCTGAACTGAAAAAAGGCCGTTGTGAAACGGCCTTTTTGCTAGCTGAATTTTATAACCCGTGTCTTATTTCACCGAAATGGTACGCGATGGCTGAGCAACTGGTGTGTTAATGCTCATCGCATGTACACTCTTGTCGTTACCCGAAACGACCTGGATCTGGTAAGCACCATCGTTCAATTCTGATAAATCGAATTTTACGTGAACGTTACCTTCTTTTTTATTGATGTACTTTGTGGCGAGGGTAAACCCATCCGAATCCAATAATGAAATCTCCATAGCTTTACCCGGTTCGCGTTCAACCATCACATTTACTTTCGATGGTACTGCCGATGGGTAAATAGCTACTTTATACGAATTTGTAATAGCTGTTGGGCCAACCGATACCGGAGACTTTGGTAGGTGAGGTGCGTGTTTTGCAAACGCAGATGTACTCAGCAGTACAGCAGCAAGGAGTGTTGTGGCAATTGTTTTCATGACTTTCAGAAGTTATTTGTTGTTTATGATTCGCCATAGCGGTTAAAAAGAACGTTGCAAAGCTATAGCGTCACAATGCGCTGCTAAACAGATTGTTAGCCGAAGCGTTAGGATTCAGGGTTGAACCGCATAAATCACGCTTTCAATTGATATTCGCTGATCTTTAGTAAGTTAGATTAGCGTTGGAGGGAAAGTATAGGTTAATTGGGGCGGTAGTTTCGGCACATTATCATGCGATTAGTGCCTTAGAACTGACGGTTCATCACAGGTTCATACCGTTTCGAACAATGATTTGTGGGTTTAATACAACTGCGGGTTGCAGATTGGCTAGTCTGTCATGTATTTTTAGTCTCCCAAATACGCAATCATCTTAACTCTTTTAACCAATGAACGTACTGCTGATTGAAGACGAGGAATTAGCCGTTCGCAAACTCACCAAATTATTGCAGGACGTAGACCCTACTATTACGATTGTAGGTACCGAAGCTAGTGTTCGGTCGTCGGTGGCCTGGCTCAATGCCAATGGTCCTGGCCAACCGCTGGCTCCCGATCTGATTCTGATGGATATTGAACTGGCCGACGGACAAAGCTTTGAGATTTTCGAGCAGACAACCGTCAGTGCGCCCGTTATCTTCACGACTTCCTACGATGAGTATGCGCTTAAGGCCTTCAAAGTCAATAGTATCGATTATTTATTGAAGCCGATCAAACGGCACGAGCTGGAAGCCAGCCTGACTAAATACCGCCGGACGAAAGGCGGAACGACTACTGAGTCGGGAGAAACAAAAAACAATCACCTGGGTACGGTCGACATTGACGCACTGGTACAACAACTCCGCCAGCAGATTCAGCCCAGCGATTACCGGCGCCGGTTTCTGGTGAAACATCTGCAACAGTGGGTCCCGGTTGAGGTCAGCGACATTGCTTATTTTTATTCAGAAGAAGGGGTAAGCCTGTTCCGTACGACAAGCAATCAGAAATTTTCGCTGGATTACCCGCTCGATGAACTCGAAAATATGCTTGATCCATCGCAGTTTTTTCGGGCCAACCGGCAGTTTATCGTACACATCAACACCGTCCAGCAGATTCACCCATACTTTAACAATAAGCTCAAACTGACCCTCAAACCCGCTACCGACGACGAAGTGCTGGTAAGCCGCGAACGCGCCACGGAGTTTAAGAAATGGATGGGGAAATAGAGAAAAACGGTGTATACTATATAGGCGTTTGGTATAGAATTGTCATACAGTAAACCTTTTTAGTAGCTTTACGCCGTGGAAAAAACCGGCTTTATCGAAATACGCGTAACTGGCACCAAAGGCAACCTTGATCTGACTCCTGACACCTATGATATTCGTGAGGTGATGGCTGTCCTTGAACAGGTGGAATGCTTGCTATTTCCAGCCGACCGGAAAGATCGACCAACGATCAGTTACCAAATCCAGGGCGGTTCTGTGCGCCATATTTTTAAGACTGCCGTTCAGTACATTATTGGATTCAATGCGCTGATTGGTCAGATCAGCCAGCGGCAGAACATTGATTTTCTGGAATCAGCTACGGCCAAAGCGTTTGAAGAGTTTCAGGAAATGGCCGTACAACGCGGCTATACCTTCATTATTCGTACATCCGAGCCAAACACCAGCGAATTACGGATTGATCGCACTACGAAGTTGTATCGGACCGAAGCCGTCTGGGCCGAAGCTGAATTCTATTTGTATGGTCGGGTGACCAATGCCGGTGGAAAAGATAGGGCCAATATTCACCTGCAAACAGACGACTATGGCGTGGTTATTATCAAAACGCCAATTGCCATTTTAGAAAAGCTGGAAGGTAATATCCTGTATCGAACGTTTGGCGTTCGGGTGCTGGGAAAGCAGCACACGGAGACCGGGGAACTGGACCGCTCGGAACTTCGATTTGTTGAACTGGTCGATTATCATCCCAATTACGACGAGGCCTATTTACAATCGCTACGTACTAAAGCTAAGAAGAACTGGCTAGGCTCTGTCAATTCCGATACCTGGTTACGTGACTTGCGAGGAAACTATGACGCCTAAATCTGTACTGCTGGATACGAGCTTTTTTCTACGCTTTCTGAACGACGAAGATCCGTTATATTCTCATGCTGATGGGTATTTCCGTTATTTTCTTCAGCAGGAAATGATTATGCTCATCTCCACCATTTCAATCGCTGAATATTGCGTTGGAGGAGATATTTCCGAATTACCGTTGAAAAATCTTCAAATTTTGCCTTTCAATATTAGCCACGCTCGGCGGACTGGCGAGTTTGCCCGGCTGGTATTTCGGCATCGTAATAAGCTTGAACTGATCAGCCGGATGATTATTCCTAATGATACTAAGCTGTTTGCCCAAGCCGATGTAGAAGCATCCGTTCTGTATTACCTGTCGTCAGACGTTGAAAGTCAGAAAATTTATGGCTTGCTACGTTCGCAGAATGCCGGACCAAAATTTGAGTTTCTGAATCTAAAAACGCCACCATCAGAAGCATTTGGAATTTTGGATTTACGGTAGATTCAGCAGTCGACGGCCTTAGGATACCAGTATTTCTAAATCCCTATGAAAAAACTCTATTTCCTATTCTGTCTTCTGATTACGCTTTCGGTTCAGGCACAAACAGGTAAAAAAACGGGCTCTCTGGCCGATGTCGCGTTTATGGAAGGTCGCTGGCTGGGTACCTTTAACGGAGGACCTATTGAAGCCGCCTGGATTGCCCCTGTTGGTGATAACCTGTCGGGCTTCATGCGAATGATGAAAGACAACAAGGTGACGATGTACGAGATGTTGATCTTTGAACAAACCAGCGAAGGGCCAATCGTACTGGTTAAACATTTTAAGCCGGGCCTGATCGGGCAGGAAGAAAAAGATAAATCGGATCGCTATCGGTTTATTGAAGCCAGTTCTAACCGGGCTTTGTTCGAGAAAGAGGATGGCTCTATCCGCATCATTTACGAAAAACGCGGAGCCAATCAGTTAGTGATTCAGCGCGGCCAGCCCAAAGATGGAAACTGGGCGTTCAGCGACCTTTTTGTTTTCAAACGCGTCAACTAGATCGTATTGGTTAAAAACGTCGGCACGAGCCCTACGGAGAATAAACATTTATTCTCCGTAGGGCTCGTGCCGACGTTTTTAACTTAATTATGCACGAATGAATATGATTTGTTGGGGTCCAGCAACGGATGTGGTCCTTTCAATTCGTTGTCGCCGATGGTAAGGGCCAGATTCTCGAAGAAAACATCCATCACCCAGGGTTCGAACCGGAATTCGAAGTCGTTGTGTTCTTGATGAGCGATCTGAAAAATAGAATAGCGTTCTGGGCAGAACTCAAACTGGAGCATAAGGGCATCAACGGGATGTTTATTAAAATGCACCTGCCCATTGGTGTTGGTGGTGCCCTGTTGAATATCGGCTCCATTTTTAACACCAACCAGGATATAACTCAACAATTGCTTATTGGTGTCAACAATACGGATCGTAAGCTGATTGCCCGGAACTGTTCTACTTTTTACCAGGACAAAGTCTTTATCCGGTTTTGGGCGGCTATTCAGGATAATCTGGTCGCCCTGGAGTTTCCAGGTTCCTTTTCCCATACGGTCGAGGGCGCCGTAGGCGAAGAAAAATTCAAATGTAGAATCCGGGTTTAGTTTGATCCCGGATCCAACTTCACGGACGCCTGTGAGGTAGTATTCTCCGGCGACAGATCTTGGCGTTTTCTGGGCAATGGATTGTGTCATAATCAGGGTAGCTACCAATCCGAGGACTGGCGTATAAAATGCGTTCATGTAGTTGTTGTCTTGCTCAAAATTACATGAACACATGCCCCGATAGCCAGCGCTAGTTTGTAACGGGAGTTGAAAAGTGTATAACTGGAGTAGATCAAAACGTAAACCACAAGCTACGTAGTTCGGGCAAATCCTGCTAGTGCGGTAACTGGCTAATGGGGCGAATCTGAATGTTTCGGTAAAATACCTCTGCCCCTTCTGACTGAATCTGAATCTTACCTTTCGTGAGGGGCACGATTTCGCCGTTGACGACATGACGTGTATGTACCAGCATGAGATTGACTTTGCCGTTCATAACGTGCAGACAGGTGTCGCCCAGGCAATATAATTCAACGACATTCCATTGGCCCGATGGTTTTTCATTGTCGGGATTTTTTAGGCAGGTGCGGCCATTAGGGGTTTTATCCTGAAAGGTAATTGGCGTAGCTTCGGGCTGATAAATGAATTTTCCCTTGTCGTTTTTCGTGGCCGGAATATCGGCCAGTACATTCATCACCCCCCAATAGTCACCACAATCTCCCTCCTGAATTTGGAACTCGAACGACTCCATCCAGAGCATAGGTGTTCCATGCGATCCAACGCTATGGTAGAGCAAACCACTATCGCGCGGCTGATCAAGTTTGGGTGGCCACTTTTGGGTTCCCCATTTGAATTCGGCCCGGAAATGGTAGTTCTCAAACTCGGCCAGTGTATTGATGCCCCCAAATGTTTGGCCTGAAATCCGTAAGGCAGGTTGCCCATCGGCCATCACCACAGAGAAAACATGGTTGGGATCGTTGTTGAGGCCAATCGGGGCTGGTTTTGGCGCTTGCTTATCTGCCGAATAAGGTCGATCGAGATAGGTTTCCCAGCCCCTCAAATCTTTTCCGTTGAATAGGGATTGCCAGCCGGTTGCTTTTTCCCTGCTTTGACCCAGTATTGAACCGTAAAACAAACTCAGGCAGGATGCCAGGACATATACTTTCATAGAACGAAGATGTACAACAATTTAGCGAACAGACGGTTTACGTCGGGATATATGATTTACACAACGTATGGATATGAAACAGTCTTTGATCGTGCTTCTACTCGGCCTTGGTCTGGCCGCTGGTTGTCAGAAGAAAGAAAATGCAAAAGGATTGGATACGGGCAATTTGGATAGCGCCAAAGAAGAGGTATCGACCGTTGGTAATCCGAAGTTACTCTATACACTACCCGACAAGTACAATACGCCCGATGGAATGGCTCTGGCACCCGATGGATCGGTTTACCTGTCGGTTCCTAATCTGGCCGATAACAGCTATCCTGGTGTTATTGTAAAATTCGCCAAAGACTCTGTTCGGTTTTTTGCCAGTTTACCAGCCCATCCCGACACAAAACACGCCTGCCCGATGGATTTGGCTTTCGGACCTGACGGTAATCTGTATTATGCTGACAATCAGTATGAAAACGATAAAGATTACAAGTCGCGGCTGATGCGGATTCGCATGAAGGGTAGCCAGATCGTTGGAATTGAGCCTGTGGTAACTGGCTTTGGCTTGTCAAACGCTGTAGTCTGGAAAGGGAATACAATTTACGTAACCGATAGCCAGTGGGACATGCCTGACAACGACAAAGGTAGTGCGGTGTTCCATTTCACAATGGATGAACTCGCCAAAGGCCCTGTTGCTCTGAAGCCTAAAACGATGGACCCGCACATTCTGGCTACATTTACGACGCAGGTTAATGAAACGGGTGTTGATAACGGAGCCGATGGCCTGGATTACGACAGTAAAGGCACTTTTTATACGGGTTCGTTCGGCGACGGGACGCTCTACAAACTGACATTGAAGCCAGATGGCTCTTTAGCGTCAAAAGAAGTGGTGAATACCGATCAAAAAATTGCCTGTGTGGATGGATTGATCATCGACCGGAAGACTGATAAAATTTACCTATGCAACTCCCGAATGAATGCTGTGATGACCGTTACGCCCAATGGTAAGGTGAGCACACTTGTTCAAAATGGCGATACAGAAGGCGGAACTGGTAAAATTGACCAACCCGCTGAGGTTCTTTTGAAAGGGAATCGACTTTACATTACAGACTACGACAAGCCCGAGAAGAAATTCGTTAATACGAAAGCCGACAAAGTACACACCATGTCGTATGTAGATTTGTAACGTGGACCTCTGGTCCGCATAATTCGTTAAGTATTAACTATGCGGACCAGGGAATTACAGTTATAATGGTTTCAGTTCCAGATTGCGCCAGCGGACTTTAATTCCCCCGCCATCGTGAATTTGCAGGGCAATAGAACCGTCGGCCTGACCAATCTTTTCGTCGTGCATATCGACCATCTCTTTACCATTGAGGTAGGTCTGAACATGGTCACCTTCAACCCGAATCCGCATTTTGTTCCATTGTTCGGGTTTTAGAATCGTTTCTTTTTCGTCAGGAATCTGAACCAGCCAGCCCCGGCCGTAGGATTCATAAATGCCGCCCGTATCGTGGTTGGGGGGAGCTACTTCAACCTGCCAGCCACTGACTTTAGTGCCTTCGATGGTTGACCGGAAAAAGACGCCACTGTTGCCGTTAGCTTCCTGTTTGAATTCCAGCGTTAGGTCGAAGTTCTTATAAAATTTTTCGGTAGCCAGGTAGCCGTATTTTTTGTCGGGACCGCTTTCGCATACCAGGTTGCCATCTTCAACGTACCACTTTTCAGTGCCGTAGATTTTCCAGCCGTCCAGATTTTTTCCATTGAACAGGCTAATGGTTTTTTTAGCGGGGGCTGCCATTATAAACAGAATGAGCAGCAATCCGGCCGTAAGTACTTTGGTCATTAGAAATTACAGGTTTAATGTTTGGGGTTCTGGGTTCGAAATTACAGATAAAACGGCGATCAGAAGCTCTCTGGCTATGGTTAATGGGAACTAGCCATAAGCACACAAACCGGAGCGGGTACTTTGACAGACTGACCGGTGTAAGTTAACAGGCCTGTTTTCTGATCGCGTCTGAAAATCGTGATGTTGTCCGTATCCTGATGGGCCACGAATACAAATTCTCCTTTCGGGTCGATCAGGAAATTACGGGGAGTTTTGCCTTCCGTCGGTTGCTCACCCACTTTAGTCAGCTTTCCATCTTTTCCAACAGCCAGGATCGCCAGGCCGTTAAAGCCCCGATTCGACTGATACAGAAATTTGCCGGATGGGTCAATATGAATGTCAGCACTGGTATTCTGACCGCTAAAGTTGGCAGGTAGTGTTGGTACATTATCCTGCATCAGCGTTAGTTTGCCCGTTTTGGCATCGCGGGAAAAAGAAGCTACCGTAGAGGTCAGTTCTTCAACCAGATAGGCGTATTTGCCATTGGGATGAAACGTAAAATGCCGTGGACCTGAACCGGGCTTTACACTCACATAGGGTGTTGAAGCTGGCTTGACCTTACTATTCGCTACGTCGATTTCAAAGATATTCAGCTTATCGGTGCCCAGATCAGCAACATAAACAAATCGGTTGTCAGGGGCTAGCGTTGCCGAATGGACATGGGCTTTTTCCTGACGTTGTGCATTAGGACCAGTGCCTTCATCCTGCACTTTATCGGTCGACTCCCCCAGAGTGCCATCGGCTTTGATGGGTAATACGGCCAGGCTACCCCCGCCATAATTGGATACAAAAGCGGTTTTGCCTGTATGGTCAACACTCACATGGCAGGGCCCCGCGCTTAGCGACGATTGACTGTTCATAAACTGAAGTTTG
This window of the Spirosoma aerolatum genome carries:
- a CDS encoding lactonase family protein, whose translation is MNKLLATILVSASLTAQAQTGKEIMYIGTYSLRGSEGIYVFEFDRKAGTMHQIQAVSNVKSPSFLAIHPTGKYLYSVNEGADKGAGGVSSYSIDKATGKLQFMNSQSSLSAGPCHVSVDHTGKTAFVSNYGGGSLAVLPIKADGTLGESTDKVQDEGTGPNAQRQEKAHVHSATLAPDNRFVYVADLGTDKLNIFEIDVANSKVKPASTPYVSVKPGSGPRHFTFHPNGKYAYLVEELTSTVASFSRDAKTGKLTLMQDNVPTLPANFSGQNTSADIHIDPSGKFLYQSNRGFNGLAILAVGKDGKLTKVGEQPTEGKTPRNFLIDPKGEFVFVAHQDTDNITIFRRDQKTGLLTYTGQSVKVPAPVCVLMASSH